From Heliangelus exortis chromosome 11, bHelExo1.hap1, whole genome shotgun sequence:
TGTTAGATCCTGCCTTGGGGTTTGGTGTGGTTTAGAGTGTCAGGGAGGCTTTGGTGGAGGGGAGCTGCACAGTGACGGGacacagctttcttgtagtccaGCCTTCTGACTGTTCTTCAATGAGACTAAGGGTGTGGGAGATGGGAGAGCTCGCCTGGCTTTCTTGGGGATAGAGAAGAGGGGGCATTGCAAGGGTCCATTGCAGCACTTGGCTCTCTGCTTgccttccagctgtggccagATGACTGCTGCCTCCAAGAGGCTGACGATTCACTGGGCGCCCAAGGTTCTCACAGTGGGACTCAAGAGGTTTGAGAATGTCTCCGGTGGGAAGATCAGCAAGGTAAGTTGGCAACTGGAGGGAAACATTCCCTtcctggagcaggaggtttCCCCAGGCAGTGCGCTCTCTCACGGGTTGTTCATGGTGGGtttttcctgctcccttccttggagaggagaggagagttCCCAAGGGAAGAAAAGTGTGTGCTCTGCCctgacagagctgctctgccccagaaCAGTTTCCTGCCGCCCAAACCAGAACATGGAGCTGTAGTGCTGaccagctccagagctggatttCCACACACCTGGCTCCTGGTCTTGGCAGGCTGTGTCATCAAGGAATTTGGAATCATTTCTGAGCCCTCTCGCTCTCTCCATAGGTTGTGAAGTATCCCAAGGTCTTGGATCTTGGGCCATACACGACAGCGGGAGAAGCGCAGCGCTACTCCTTGTACGCTGTGCTGGTGCACAAAGGAGAGAGCTGTCACTCGGGACACTATTTCTGCTACATCAAGGTAAAGAGCAACTTCCTTCCTCAGCAGGGGGAATTGTGTCCTGGGGAAGACCAGCTTTCCCGGCAGTGTTCCTGGCAGCCAGAGGTTTGGGGGAGAAGGTCTCCTGAGGGCTGGAGGGGATTGGTTTTGGAGTGCTCTTGGTTCTGTAGTGTCCTGCCTGTGTTCTGGTGGAGAAAGCAGGCAGCTCATCTCCCTCTGATGCCCTTTTTGCAGGCCAGCGATGGGCTGTGGTACAAGATGGATGACTCATCTGTGACTCCTTGTGACGttgacacagctctgcagcaagaaGCCTATTTACTGTTTTATGTCAGGTTAGAACTAGCGTAAAAATGGCTTCAGAATGTGTTCCCTCTTCCAGCTTTGGCTCTTTGTCTTCTCATCCTCCTGAGTGTTCTTCTTTCTGTCAGAGGAGACATTTTCTCCACAAAGTGCCATGGAGTGCTCTCAAAGCTGAACGACCCCATGCCAATCCTTGTCTTTCCTTGCTGGGCTTcaggctgctgcccagctgcaaATGTCTCCTGAGGAGGCCATAGAGGGTATAAAGAGGAGGtcttgctgcagcaggagccccgttcccccagccccacacagaggagctgctgctcgCTGGGAGGAGTGGCAACCTGCGAGGGGCTGTGCTTACGGTGTCTTTCGTGCCCCCCGCTCCAGGTGTTTCCCTAAAGACTGGGGTCTTTAGCCTCTTCTTATGCTCCTGTGAGGCTGACCAGAGAATAAGGGTGAGCGTGTAAGCAGAGCAAGAGACAGGATCTTAGTGCTTGGAGGGTcgaaatggaaaaattattacTTAGACACGAGGGTCAGCATTTATCTTGGCTGTAGCCTTGGTCTCCCTTGGGCTTTTTTtatctgtcctggtttgagaggagcaggagaaaaaggtgcCTGGGACATGGCCAGCAATTGTCAGGCTGCTGATGTGACAGTGAGAATGGGGACACACAGCTGTGCCCCTGGGGTGGAGAGGATGgttcaggtgacccaaatggactAATGAGTATTCCTtgccatggtgctcagtataaaatggctcctaAGAGAGCCCGGTGGTAGAATTTCTGGGTTGGGCCCTGTTTGCTACTGAGCTGCATGTGGTGGTGGTCCTGCTGCTTGTTTCCTtagtggaggaggaaagaattcATGGACGCAGATTGTCATCTGCCTCGTTTAGTAGGTCCAGATTGGTTGCTGTAAGGGTCTCAGGGCTTGTCACTTGGACCCTGGGCTTGGGCAGccctgtctgctgctgagtccagtgtGGGACAATTGTGGTTGAGCCAGAAGTAGCAACTAAGGAGGCAGAGTTCCTTATTTATCTCTGTTGGATAGCATTGTATATCTCATTTATAGCAAGGGCTGTTTGTAGTTCAAAGGACGTCTTGAAATACCATAGATGTAAAATGTACTTTCTGAAGCCATTTTAAGTTCTGAAAGATTAGAGAAGTTCCTTTCACACATGACTGTTGTCCATTACATCTGAacatatttcaaagcaaagtaAGTCGCTTCTTTAACCTGTTTTGAGAAATACCAGCatgagcctccatccccaggagatttactgccccgtgcagagcccgtcccagacatctccctgcccccacacagctcccttggccccacgggctctccccgcaggctgtgcagccttggagccagcagcactgccacccccatgcccaccccccatggcctctcctccttccccaggactgagcagaggtCCCCGAGCCAGCTCCACCTGgcctgggtggaggatgaggCGGAAGAGATCAGTCTCCCCGTCCCAGACACGatggcccagcagctggagacaggtgagtgagcggtttgtggctgctttgctgtgctcctgcacggcaggggctgctgggcacatccccggCCTGTTCCGTGCCAGTTCCCCCTTTGGGTCCCcccgcccagggctggctctgtcctcgggagctggcacgCAGCTGggtctctcctgccagcaccatcaGCTCACCCtgctcccttgctttgttaaagATTCCTGGTATtcagctggggagaaggaagagggccaGGAGATGTTTGAGGATGCTCGAGAAGGGttaggagaggtacctacagagactgccacctgccttgtgcctgctccacctGCCCCCATGCTCAAAGAtgccttcccagacagctgccctaaaaaaaaaaaaccaaccaaaaaaaaaaaaaagacagcagagtCCTGTGAGTACGAGGGATCAACAAAGGAGCCCCATaatcttctcttgttgcaggacCAGGATCTGGAGTGGCTGAGAGATGTGATAGTCAACCTGTCACCCTCTGTCCTCATgagcctgcaggatgtctcgcaggtctggcatttccagagcaggtcccAGTTTCCCCCGTGCAAacccccagggaggtttctcccccaaagccctctgcaccctgaggggtacagaggcatagaaaggagcagaggctgcagtgggaaggggctctggccacctcctggccatggcagagtggtgtggggattcttccctgaggctgggagggaccccagggacatgaaggcagagccaggctttgctgctgttcccaggaaacTGTGGCAAATGATCCCTGGATAAGGAGGCTCAGGTCCAGACAAGCTCCAGTGCCCCTGACACCCCTTCCCACTGTCCTGGATACTCTGTGGGTATCTCTGGTCCCAGTCCTCGTGTTGGCACCTCCACTTCGTGGACTGAAAGGACAATGGGCAAAATCCTCCAGCTGCCActagagagggagggaggggaggcagctggctcaagctctgtgctgcctcattgggcctgctgggagggacccctgcGTGTGGCATCTGTGAGGGGATGGTTGCAgtccagtggcagcaccatcctcccctctgttccctgcaggcagaaaaaatctTGAGGTGCGTCCACAGAAACGTGGAGCACGTGCGCACGGAACCATCGCGGTTCGTCCTGAGATCCgtgcttgggctgctgagcGAGTGCTGCCCCGAGGAAACCGTTCAGACCCTGCTGATgatcagtccctcctgtgacaagtatgagccccaagagccctggggacttgctccatagcccaggcacagcacagtggccaaggcagccctgctaacagagtgttctggcttgcagtgctgcgctggccatgtgggagatgctgctgtccctgcccagcacttctgtgacaGTTCTTGACCGGCTGCTCAGcgtgatccagggctggagagcaaagtgTGCTGTCCCATCGgtgagtgaccagagcaggtCTTGCTCCCCTTCAAGGCTGTTCCTGGCTTcccaggaaaagagacacatcccctcctgcctgccccaaacagccccctcctccaggccttggggacacagcccctcagggccagcagggacctgccctgcacccacccCCTTGTTCCAGCCCCACGAGGCTGCCCCATGAGCTCCCCAAGGACAAATAGGAACCCCGCCCCTATctgggcagcactctgcttccccactgcctgcaccccctgccccgcgctgcagctggaaacctggggcaggggcCGGAGTTGGGTGCCAAAAGGGGGGGGGTCAGCGTGCTGGCCCAGGGAGGCTTGTGGGGCCAccctgaagcaggaggggagtcctcagggctgctgggcCGTGGCCTGGCAGATGGGTCACAGCCTCCATGGGTGTCTCTGTGGGCTGGGCCGGTCGCCTGAGCCGCACTCCCcgtgcagcccaggggctttggcagtgccacagcagcttccttgcactgagagctgtccctgtgtccttcTGCAGGCAAGGCAGGTCCTGTCCAGACTCAGTCAGCGGCCCCGCTGTCAGGGGATCCTGGaactgctcttccccaggctcctcatgagCTTGATCTACAAGGTTTCCCTGGGAACAGTGATCCTGGGACAGGAGCCGCCTCAGGCCGATGAAGCCAGCCCTTTGGGGTGcgccagccccttcccctgccattcccctgggccctcggccagggcccctgctctgtgtgtaactggaccttgctctgcCCACAGGGTGGCAGTGGAGGGCGTTAAAGCTCTGCTGGACGCTGCTGGCTTTCAAGGGCACGTCCAGAACATCCAGAAGGAGGgcggctgggacatgatgctggACGTGGACACCCTCGAGAGAGGAGTCAgcttgctggccaggtgagagcagaggagcccccaggcacccaggccccgggctgcagccgcaGCGCTGGCCAGGGAGCGATCCGAGTGGCAAGGGgtgctccttgcctggggagagagcagggcgcATTCAGCAGCAagtggtgtggaggctgtggctgggggcgAAGGCGTGTCCTGGCCTAGgccagcctggctgggctggggcagggcaatcccagcaaggctttcctgccctgctcactgccagcactgcttttctttccctgccctgcccagagagatgaggaagagccccGCTAAGCAGCGATACCTCCTGTTCCAGCACGTCAAAGAGATTCTTGaccagaggagggaatggcagctcaactttgccatgactttctatactgaggtaagcctggtgggaagcagtgcctctgccagatgctcctgaagccgtccctctggcacaggcggctgccgccgggtgggatgacagtccctggagctgggacagagggctctgctgccagtcaggccctggggcctccatccagcccttcctgctggggcagtgctcagcacccccacgtgtccacaggcagggctgccccccggaggggctgtgtcagcccccaggccccgagctggcagtggtaaccaggagctgcagagtgccagggtcctgcagctctgcccgtctctcaccactgttgttctttcagctgctgggctgccagggccttGGAAAGGATCTAAGTGACGTGCGCCTCCTCCGCTCCTACCTGAGCCACGGCAATCAGACAGTCCGTCTGCTGGCACTCGGGGGCTTGGTGGCGCTCTCAGGAGATCCGCAGATGGTGAGCGAGGCGTAGTCAGGCGGAGCCGcgttggcagcctggggctggggcaggggtaacgcgctggcttgggcctggctgagaggaaggaggtggctgtcagcagagagaggggtggctgagcaggggccacagagcctttgctctccttgctctcttcTTCATCCCCATCGGCAAGCGCAGTGCCTGCCGGGAAGCTGggtgggaggctggtgctcagcatgCAGGgcgtttgtgccaggctgctcctccactgctccaccctcacagaaattctttgtttcctccaggcaagagaaatgcgggacagctctgtgctggaccgCATCCTGATgtgcctgaaggatccatcCACAAACATCAGGATGGGGGCCTTGCAGCTCTTCCAAACCATGATGCGTctcctgaagaggaaagaggccagccccgttgctctgc
This genomic window contains:
- the LOC139801246 gene encoding uncharacterized protein; this translates as MAPQGNKDKQQRPGVGAGLKNMGNTCFLNAVLQCLTYTPSLANYLLSREHSQSCVQPGTCVMCRVQEHVRKVLHATGSAIVPVDVITALPEIGGRFRLGAQEDAHEFLRCTLDAMQRVCLCDGSLDTSCQQTVIHQIFGSFLRSRVWCSSCQVVSDAYEPFLDVLLDIKAAASLSEALDKFVKPELLDARSGFRCRHCGQMTAASKRLTIHWAPKVLTVGLKRFENVSGGKISKVVKYPKVLDLGPYTTAGEAQRYSLYAVLVHKGESCHSGHYFCYIKASDGLWYKMDDSSVTPCDVDTALQQEAYLLFYVRTEQRSPSQLHLAWVEDEAEEISLPVPDTMAQQLETDSWYSAGEKEEGQEMFEDAREGLGEVPTETATCLVPAPPAPMLKDAFPDSCPKKKKPTKKKKKTAESCEYEGSTKEPHNLLLLQDQDLEWLRDVIVNLSPSVLMSLQDVSQAEKILRCVHRNVEHVRTEPSRFVLRSVLGLLSECCPEETVQTLLMISPSCDNAALAMWEMLLSLPSTSVTVLDRLLSVIQGWRAKCAVPSARQVLSRLSQRPRCQGILELLFPRLLMSLIYKVSLGTVILGQEPPQADEASPLGVAVEGVKALLDAAGFQGHVQNIQKEGGWDMMLDVDTLERGVSLLAREMRKSPAKQRYLLFQHVKEILDQRREWQLNFAMTFYTELLGCQGLGKDLSDVRLLRSYLSHGNQTVRLLALGGLVALSGDPQMAREMRDSSVLDRILMCLKDPSTNIRMGALQLFQTMMRLLKRKEASPVALLLVEKLPALFGDESGQVQELSLSLFGEMMKAVASRDRGEMKKTIRRVMVSLFLHMYTESRSMAEASGKGLLICAKFLGWRNLKRAVKKKKTWLIGETLVRTTPRCQGLGWTRDAPCAQGVGVPGGEGVGWAEGLLWHTGNALCQPHDMPLGTLQLKQDRSRVGDYVRFSLPYLRDSRASVRAEAMRFMGTAAQLLGRNPPKETLEVLWNVVKPFDKDPDASVRSQAGETLHILQTVTELQRQRWSLRRLCFWR